The region GGCGGCGGGCACGCATGGAGGAGAGGAACACCATGGCGACGTCGAAGCTGGATGAGCGGCGGCTCATGACGGACGAGGAATATACCCTCGTCGAGCAGACCCGTTATCCCGTGCTGGGCAAGCTGGAGGATGCAGCGCTCAAGGACCTGACCCAGCGCCTGCGGGAGCGGCGCGACCGGGCCAGGGACATCGCCCATCGCCAGCGCCGCGAGGTGCGCGGCAAGGGGAGACGGACGACAGCCTTCGAAAAGCAGGATGCCGGCAACCGCCGGAAGGCGCGCATCCTGGCGGAGGCGCTGACCCGGATCAACAGCGAGCGCACCCACCGGAAAGCGGAGGAGCTGCGCGCCAACGCCCGCCGCGCATTCGCCCTGCGTCAGGATAGGGAGGCATCGGTACGCCCCGATTCCGGCCGGACGTCGCGGAGCGGCATGCGCGAAGTTGCGAGCAGCCGCCGCGACCGGATCGTCAATCCGATGGATGCCGGACGCATCTCGCAGGCGGGCAAGCGCGCGCAGGCGGTGCGGGACAACGCTTAGTGAATTCCACTCCCCTCTGTCGTCACCGGCCTTGTGCCGGTGATCCCGATGGATTGGGACGCAGCGCTTCTCCAAGCGAGATGGCCGGCCCAAGGCCGGCCATGACATGGGAGGAGTTGAAGATTTTTGCCTCTCAATACGGAAAGATTGAGGGGCATGTAGACGAGGAGCCTATTCCCCGTTCCCCACCGCGTAGACGCCTTCGGCCCCGATGCCCTGTTCGGCCATCATGCGGGCGCGGGCGCGGAGTTTCTCGGTCTCGCTCTTGAGCTGGCCGCAGGCCGCGAGGATGTCGCGCCCGCGAGGGGTGCGGACCGGGGAGGCGTAGCCGGCCCGGTAGACGATCTCGGAGAAGCGCTCGATCCGCTCCCAGTCCGAGCACTCGTATTTCGAGCCGGGCCAGGGATTGAACGGGATCAGGTTGATCTTCGCCGGGATGCCTTTCAGCAGGCGCACGAGCTCGCGGGCATCGGCGTCCGAATCGTTCACGCCTTTCAGCATCACGTATTCGAACGTGATGCGGCGCGCGTTCGACAGGCCCGGATAGGCCCGGCAGGCGTCGAGCAGCTGCTTGATGTCGTATTTGCGGTTGATCGGCACCAGCTCGTCGCGCAGCTCGTCCCGCACCGCATGGAGCGAAATGGCCAGCATGGTGTTCGCTTCCGCGCCGAGACGCTCCATCTGCGGCACGACGCCGGAGGTGGAGACCGTGATGCGGCGGCGCGACAGGGTGAGGCCTTCGCCATCCGACATGACGTCGATGGCGGCGATCACGTCGCCGATGTTGTAGAGCGGCTCGCCCATGCCCATGAACACGATGTTGGACACGAAGCGTCCGCCGTCCGTGGGAACGAAGGCACCTTCCGGCGGCGTGGCGTCGGGCCAGTCGCCGATGGAATCGCGGGCCACGATAAGCTGCGCCACGATCTCGGCCGAGGTCAGGTTGCGCACGAGGCGCTGGGTGCCCGTATGGCAGAACGAGCAGGTCAGCGTGCAGCCGACCTGGCTCGACACGCAGAGCGTGCCCCGGTCGACTTCCGGAATGTACACGCACTCGATCTCGGCGCCCTTGTCGAGCGGGCCCGTCGAGGGCATGCGGATCAGCCACTTGCGGGTGCCGTCCTTCGAGACCTGCTCGGAGACCACCTGCGGGCGGGCGAGCGTATAGGCGGCCGCCAGCTTGGCGCGCAGCTCCTTGCCCACATTGGTCATCTCGGCGAAATCCCGGGCGCCCCGAAAATAGATCCAGTGCCAGAGCTGGGCGACGCGCATCTTGAGCTCGCGCTCGGGCACGCCGATGGCGCTGAGCGAATCCTTGAGCTGGTCGCGCGTCAAGCCGACGAGCGACGCGCCCCCGGGGGCGGCTCCGGCCGCCACGCTCAGCTCCGCGGTCTTTTCGATGAACCCGGCCGCGCGCGCGGCATCGCTCACGGCCACGGGGGCCGCATTGGGGTTGCGCTTGGCGATGTCGAGCACCGTCGCCATGGAAATCTCGTGCCTCGTTGTTGGGAGTCGGCGTGCCTTATAGCACGATTGCGCCGAAACCGTGAGCCTCAAAAGCAAATTCCGGGCGCGAGGCCCGGAACATGGTCATTCAGCTGTCTCTTTTCAACGGTCAGGGGCTTTTAGGACGCGCATTCCTTGCGGGCGTGCTCGAGGGCCTTGCTGAAGCCGTTCAGGGAATAGCGGTCGGTCAGGCTCGAGCCGCGGGCCGATTGCATCTTCACGGTCACGGTTCCGCTCCGTGCCATGGTGGCGATGGCCTGACCTTCCTCGGCGGGGTTCTTGAGCCAGGCATTGGACGCCTTGGTGATCAGGGCATAGGAGGCATTGCCCACGGCGGCCTCCGCCGAGCCGTTCTCCTTGGCCGCGAAGCCGAGCACCAGGGCGACCTCGTTCTTCACGTTCTCCGCCGGGCGGAAGGACACGAAGAGATAGGCCGGGTCGCGGTTCACGTTCTTCGGCAGCCGGTCCTTGGGCTGGCTGAGGGCATAGCAGATCTTGGAGCGCCCGGTCTGGGCCGTATAGACGCCCCAATCGCCATAGGACGTGAGGAGCGAGGCGCCGCCCGGGCCCGTGGCGGCCTGCGTGGCCTTCGCGGCGCCCGCACCTGCTGCGGCTCCGGCGGCCGCGGCCGCAGCGGGCTTCGCCGGGCTGGTCTTGGCCGCGGGGGCAGGCTTGGCGGCCGGCTTCGCGGGAGCCGGACGTGTCGATTGCTGCCCACGCTGGGGTTGTGCCAGTGCGGCAGGCCCTGTTCCGATGACGAACAAGGCGGAAAGGATGCCCGCGGCGATGCCGCGCTGGAAAGATGCAGTAATCATGGGCTGGACCATACAGGCGGATGGTTAAGAACTTTTCACCATCTCCGTTAAGGCTCGGCCAGGGGATTGGCGATGCGTCGAAACGTGGCGGTGGGACAAGAATGGCGCCCCGCCCGACCTGCGACCCAATAAAAAGGGTCGCCGGAGCGACCCTGAGTTGGACGAATAAGGCTTGTTCGTCTTTCAATTGCCAGGAGATGGAAAATGACTTCAACGCAACGGGATCTTTGTAAGGTAATTATAATAACATTGCAATAAGTCAATATTCTTTCTTTGGAATATGGTCCTATGAAGCGTAAGCTAAGCTTGGTCCGGAGTACCCGCGAGGGCCTCCCGCGCCTTTTCCCTGTGCTCTTCCGTAATGGAACCAGCCACTTGGGTGATCGCCGCGGCCAGAACAGCTGCGTC is a window of Microvirga lotononidis DNA encoding:
- the rlmN gene encoding 23S rRNA (adenine(2503)-C(2))-methyltransferase RlmN, with amino-acid sequence MATVLDIAKRNPNAAPVAVSDAARAAGFIEKTAELSVAAGAAPGGASLVGLTRDQLKDSLSAIGVPERELKMRVAQLWHWIYFRGARDFAEMTNVGKELRAKLAAAYTLARPQVVSEQVSKDGTRKWLIRMPSTGPLDKGAEIECVYIPEVDRGTLCVSSQVGCTLTCSFCHTGTQRLVRNLTSAEIVAQLIVARDSIGDWPDATPPEGAFVPTDGGRFVSNIVFMGMGEPLYNIGDVIAAIDVMSDGEGLTLSRRRITVSTSGVVPQMERLGAEANTMLAISLHAVRDELRDELVPINRKYDIKQLLDACRAYPGLSNARRITFEYVMLKGVNDSDADARELVRLLKGIPAKINLIPFNPWPGSKYECSDWERIERFSEIVYRAGYASPVRTPRGRDILAACGQLKSETEKLRARARMMAEQGIGAEGVYAVGNGE